GAAATGTCAGATGGGCAAAGCCTTGACCATCCGATAAAGCTTAATGATGGTGGTGATGATGATGATGCCCAGCTAATTGAGGATTAACTGCCAAAGGTTGCTCTGACAACAACTCTGCAATATGAGCATCAGCCCATTGCGCCACCATCGCCAAAAATTCTGGATGGTCGTTGACGCAAGCCATTTGCACGTAGTTTGTACCAGGATGCTGTTTTTCCAAAGCATGGATGATGTGATGCACATCCAATAGAGTTTCGTGGTTTTCTGTCGCAAAGCCAATTGGCATAAATATCACTACTTTCGCACCCAATTGAATCAGGTTATTTGCCGCTTGCTCTGCATTTGGCTGTGTCCAATCAATTAAAGGTGTGTCATGATTTAGCCAACCCACTGAGATTAAGGGATAACGGTTAATCAACTTATCCCGAACTAAATCGTACATTGCTTCACTTTCGGCAATCCCAGAAGTAAAGCCTTTAGCTTTATGGGGACAGCCGTGATTCATTAGCACAATGCCGATTTGAGAAGGGAGATAAGCGCCTGCTAATTCAGCAATTTTCTCCTCAACCAGATGAGCCATCAAATCGATGTAAGCTGGTTCGTTGAAGAAAGAAGGAATGTAGCGCTGTGCTTTAACCCAGTGTTCATCACCATCAGTCAACTCAACGAGAGCATTGTTAACTTGCTCGATCGCAATCCCACTAGTAAAGATAGAATCAACAACTAGCAGTGGGTAAATTAGCAGCTTGTCGAAGCCTTGGTTTTTGATTTCTGCCAGGACTTGATTGGGTAGGAAAGGGGCACAGAAGTTAAAAGCTTTGAAAACTTGAACCTTATCACCCCATTTTTCTTGTAAATTCTTTTCAATGCCAGCTCGCTGCTGTTCAAAGATGGCGTTGTGTGGGGAGATAAAATCGTGGTGTGTATGTCCCCACTCATGGCGGTCAAATAGCGCCAAAAGCTTTGCTAGGGGGGGATAAATCCAGGTTGGTACTGGTGCAAATTTTGCTGTCAGTAGATTTAAAGCCTGTTCGTTATAGTTGGCGAAATCTTCGTAGCTTTCGACTTCGCCGTAGCCCATGAGCAAT
This Nostoc sp. C052 DNA region includes the following protein-coding sequences:
- a CDS encoding ferrochelatase translates to MVATPEKVQHTHEHLSGKDRVAVLLMGYGEVESYEDFANYNEQALNLLTAKFAPVPTWIYPPLAKLLALFDRHEWGHTHHDFISPHNAIFEQQRAGIEKNLQEKWGDKVQVFKAFNFCAPFLPNQVLAEIKNQGFDKLLIYPLLVVDSIFTSGIAIEQVNNALVELTDGDEHWVKAQRYIPSFFNEPAYIDLMAHLVEEKIAELAGAYLPSQIGIVLMNHGCPHKAKGFTSGIAESEAMYDLVRDKLINRYPLISVGWLNHDTPLIDWTQPNAEQAANNLIQLGAKVVIFMPIGFATENHETLLDVHHIIHALEKQHPGTNYVQMACVNDHPEFLAMVAQWADAHIAELLSEQPLAVNPQLAGHHHHHHHH